Proteins encoded within one genomic window of Flavobacterium gilvum:
- a CDS encoding ribonuclease H1 domain-containing protein: protein MAKKKYYVVWVGRQTGIFETWDECNEQIFGFPKAVFKSFMTKELAEQAFKSSSKDFIGKDIFETELTPEQIALIGEPIKDSISVDGAWNTTTGIVEYQGVYTKTGKNIFKVGPHEDGTNNIVEFLAIVHALAYCKQHNLKLPIYSDSKTAISWVRDKQARTNHDKSDKNKKLFELIDRAIKWLIENEYDNEILKWETRAWGENPADFGRK, encoded by the coding sequence ATGGCAAAGAAAAAATATTATGTAGTTTGGGTTGGACGACAAACAGGTATCTTTGAAACTTGGGACGAATGTAATGAACAAATATTTGGTTTTCCTAAAGCTGTCTTCAAATCTTTCATGACAAAAGAATTAGCTGAACAAGCTTTTAAGAGTTCAAGCAAGGACTTTATAGGAAAAGATATTTTTGAAACGGAATTGACACCCGAACAAATTGCATTAATTGGCGAACCAATTAAAGATAGTATTTCTGTTGACGGAGCTTGGAATACCACCACAGGCATTGTGGAATATCAAGGCGTTTATACGAAAACAGGCAAAAACATTTTTAAAGTTGGTCCGCATGAGGACGGAACAAATAACATTGTTGAGTTCCTAGCAATTGTTCACGCATTGGCTTATTGCAAACAGCATAATTTGAAATTACCAATTTATTCTGATAGTAAAACTGCTATTAGTTGGGTAAGAGATAAACAAGCACGAACCAACCACGACAAGAGCGATAAAAACAAAAAACTGTTTGAACTTATAGACAGAGCAATTAAATGGCTAATTGAAAACGAATATGACAATGAAATTCTGAAATGGGAAACACGGGCGTGGGGTGAAAATCCAGCTGACTTTGGAAGAAAATAA
- a CDS encoding ATP-dependent helicase has product METNTKIDLSALNDKQLDAVISEDKRLLVLAGAGSGKTKTLLQKLIYLIEEKGVSPSSILAITFTKNATNEMLDRLIISADVSGEYEKQLFDKRKSLADKDKERFFQQKKHTWIDGLTVKTFHSFCYSVLRNYGVNEFDNKFKIIGDEKRSEDDELSKHIAPVTAFEVMHKLLIEECDNTEYLLHLKRYILDYIIDKIHLKQIDPKYLPKDGKYFTTLNGTKVRSKSEQFIADWFYRHSIKFEYEPLLNVKDFSFSPDFYIPEANLYIEHISDISFPTKDKEEQFKKGNLLLVKTFESMTKDSALFNHTLDKIVKNRLPADYHKTISINFKEEFNGYHEDVKDFVQQIMRITDMIKVENISLDIVLQNARQDQHERVRNFYDLAIPIVKKYIHYCTDKSYLDFNDLISRSTSLFQNHEDIANKYKGKFQYILVDEFQDVNNLQVELIKLLLTNNTQLFCVGDDWQSIYGFRGSNVSYIVEFEKHFTNAKTIKLNLNYRSTQNIVGASNEVIKHNKFKVDKDVQASKKSEHKIVVYSGNTEDENLQFCFDKVKELLEDGISNDEILFLYRRSKMFSPYFYKFKNENIRVQGKTIHASKGLEAKVVFIIGLTEGNGGFPDIWLEDRIFQIIKKANHDLLMEEERRLFYVAITRAKDKLFLITQKGNESSFLKEIPSAFTVRTTNAIKQVVDKVIMCDSCFSQLEKLHVYCPYCGQKVMDNIEENIKNEKAYSVDEIRKTHTQAYQPWTKEDDEKLEFLFCQGKNPNELSAIFGRNLGGINARIEKLQLKEKYDK; this is encoded by the coding sequence TTGGAAACGAACACAAAAATAGATTTAAGCGCATTAAACGATAAACAACTAGATGCTGTTATCAGCGAAGACAAACGCCTTTTGGTTCTTGCAGGTGCAGGCTCGGGCAAAACAAAAACTCTTTTGCAAAAACTTATTTACCTCATTGAAGAAAAAGGTGTAAGTCCTTCAAGCATCCTTGCTATTACATTTACCAAAAATGCAACAAATGAAATGCTTGACCGACTTATCATTTCGGCAGATGTAAGTGGCGAATATGAAAAACAACTTTTTGATAAACGTAAAAGTTTAGCAGACAAAGACAAGGAAAGATTTTTTCAACAAAAAAAACACACTTGGATTGACGGGCTTACAGTTAAAACATTTCACAGCTTCTGTTACAGCGTTTTGCGTAATTATGGCGTAAACGAATTTGATAATAAATTTAAGATTATTGGAGACGAAAAACGAAGTGAAGATGATGAACTATCAAAGCACATTGCCCCTGTAACTGCGTTTGAAGTAATGCACAAACTTTTGATAGAAGAATGCGATAACACAGAATACCTTTTACATCTCAAACGATACATACTCGATTATATCATTGACAAAATTCATTTAAAACAAATTGACCCAAAATATTTACCAAAAGATGGCAAGTATTTCACAACGCTTAACGGAACAAAAGTTCGTTCCAAATCGGAACAATTTATTGCAGATTGGTTTTATCGTCATAGTATCAAATTTGAGTATGAGCCTTTGCTAAACGTAAAAGATTTTTCGTTTAGTCCTGATTTTTATATTCCTGAAGCAAATCTTTACATTGAACACATAAGCGATATAAGTTTTCCAACTAAAGACAAAGAAGAACAGTTTAAAAAAGGAAATCTTTTGTTAGTGAAAACTTTTGAGAGTATGACAAAAGACTCTGCCTTGTTCAATCACACGCTTGATAAAATTGTAAAAAATAGGCTACCAGCAGACTATCACAAAACAATTTCTATCAACTTCAAAGAAGAGTTTAACGGCTATCACGAGGACGTGAAAGATTTTGTTCAACAAATCATGCGTATTACGGATATGATTAAAGTTGAAAATATCAGCCTTGACATCGTTTTACAAAATGCAAGACAAGACCAACACGAACGAGTTCGTAATTTTTACGATTTGGCAATTCCAATTGTAAAAAAATATATTCACTATTGCACTGATAAATCCTATCTTGATTTTAACGATTTGATTTCAAGAAGTACTTCTTTATTTCAAAATCACGAAGATATTGCAAACAAATACAAAGGAAAATTCCAATATATCCTAGTTGACGAGTTTCAAGACGTAAACAACTTACAGGTTGAACTCATTAAACTATTGCTAACCAACAACACACAGCTTTTTTGCGTTGGTGATGATTGGCAAAGTATTTATGGATTCAGAGGTTCAAACGTCAGCTATATTGTTGAATTTGAAAAACACTTTACAAATGCAAAAACGATAAAACTCAACCTAAATTACCGTAGTACTCAAAACATAGTTGGTGCAAGCAACGAAGTTATTAAACACAACAAATTCAAAGTTGATAAAGATGTTCAGGCATCAAAAAAATCTGAACATAAAATTGTTGTTTATTCAGGTAACACCGAAGATGAAAATTTACAATTCTGTTTTGACAAAGTAAAAGAACTTTTGGAAGATGGAATAAGTAATGACGAAATTTTGTTTTTGTATAGGAGAAGTAAAATGTTTAGTCCATATTTCTACAAATTCAAAAATGAAAACATTCGTGTTCAAGGCAAGACAATACACGCTTCAAAAGGACTTGAAGCAAAAGTTGTTTTTATAATTGGTTTGACAGAAGGAAATGGTGGCTTTCCTGATATTTGGCTTGAGGACAGGATTTTTCAGATAATTAAAAAAGCAAATCACGACTTGCTAATGGAAGAAGAAAGACGCTTGTTTTACGTTGCTATCACTAGAGCAAAAGACAAACTTTTTTTAATCACTCAAAAAGGGAACGAATCAAGTTTCTTAAAAGAAATTCCATCAGCATTTACTGTTAGGACAACAAATGCAATTAAACAGGTAGTTGACAAAGTAATTATGTGTGACAGTTGTTTCAGTCAATTAGAAAAACTTCACGTTTATTGCCCATATTGCGGACAAAAAGTAATGGACAACATAGAAGAAAATATTAAAAATGAGAAAGCATACTCTGTTGACGAAATCAGAAAAACCCATACACAAGCATATCAACCTTGGACAAAGGAAGATGACGAAAAGCTTGAATTTCTTTTTTGTCAAGGGAAGAATCCAAATGAGCTTTCAGCAATATTCGGACGAAATTTAGGCGGTATTAACGCAAGAATTGAAAAACTACAACTCAAAGAAAAATATGACAAATAA
- a CDS encoding ATP-dependent nuclease, producing the protein MEIKFTGKYKSITSFDWSNIPKFVVITGPNGTGKSQLLELIFNTIIDKQGTTERLHIINKDIKPNEVVFLKGEWQLENTAYTDLSTIQSQFSNHFQQFQQNHYQYNGNQNSEHNLKLFSTFKEILQKVGKHNSSQVTKEEFFEHFPEILIERESQISQKISEIFYNYRLSEIELLAKQKSNEEIISEIGIKPWCVLRDIIKEAKLPFDINDPSENGFRDGFQLKLSHNFTNENVDFNDLSSGEKVLLSLVFYLYNSQEKNIFPKILLLDEPDAHLHPSMSQQFLNVIKNVLVDRFGVQVIMTTHSPSTVILAPIESIFEMSRTQPRIKKSTSKNNSVSLLTSGLIYVGEGTKYFLVEDNDDVIFYSFIYNQLTTEKHIDADVPLVFIPASTKDKSGGKDAVQNWVKKLQSSGLENIVQGLIDADYGNEISNGVYKINRYSIENYLIDPIIVYGALLDKEKNEKIDGIKLELGEEYKLKLMSNIELQKIADSIINLIETELPKYFTDFNSEIENERIEVNFVNGTKLLYPKWLLNRRGKTILHEVYNEKFKSTNINFNTLFKALKKINMFPIDLVEKLNELKNVN; encoded by the coding sequence ATGGAAATAAAATTTACTGGTAAGTATAAATCAATAACATCTTTTGATTGGTCTAACATACCGAAATTTGTAGTTATTACTGGACCAAATGGAACTGGAAAATCTCAATTGTTAGAATTAATTTTTAATACCATAATCGATAAGCAAGGAACGACAGAACGACTACATATAATTAATAAAGATATAAAACCAAATGAAGTAGTCTTTTTAAAAGGAGAATGGCAATTAGAAAACACTGCTTATACAGATTTATCAACTATACAATCTCAATTTTCTAATCATTTTCAACAGTTTCAACAAAATCATTATCAATATAACGGTAATCAAAATTCAGAACATAACTTAAAATTATTTTCAACGTTTAAGGAAATCCTTCAAAAAGTTGGAAAACATAATTCTAGTCAAGTAACAAAAGAAGAGTTTTTTGAACATTTTCCTGAAATATTGATTGAACGTGAAAGTCAAATAAGTCAAAAAATAAGTGAAATTTTCTATAATTATAGACTGTCAGAAATAGAACTTTTAGCAAAGCAAAAAAGTAATGAAGAAATAATTTCTGAAATTGGAATCAAACCTTGGTGTGTATTAAGAGATATTATAAAAGAAGCGAAACTTCCTTTTGATATAAATGATCCATCAGAAAATGGCTTTAGAGACGGTTTTCAATTAAAGTTATCACACAATTTCACTAATGAAAACGTTGATTTTAATGATTTGTCTTCTGGAGAAAAAGTTTTATTATCTTTAGTTTTCTATTTATACAATTCTCAAGAAAAAAACATTTTCCCAAAAATATTACTATTAGATGAACCAGATGCGCATTTACATCCTTCAATGTCTCAACAATTTCTGAATGTAATTAAAAATGTTCTAGTAGATAGATTTGGAGTTCAAGTAATAATGACAACTCATTCTCCATCAACTGTTATTCTTGCTCCAATTGAATCAATTTTCGAAATGTCAAGAACGCAACCAAGAATAAAAAAATCTACATCAAAAAACAATTCAGTCTCCCTCTTAACTTCTGGATTAATTTATGTAGGAGAAGGAACAAAATATTTTTTAGTTGAAGATAATGATGATGTAATATTCTATTCTTTTATTTACAATCAATTGACAACAGAAAAACATATTGATGCAGATGTTCCTTTGGTTTTCATTCCTGCATCAACAAAAGACAAATCTGGCGGTAAAGATGCAGTTCAGAATTGGGTTAAAAAATTACAAAGTTCAGGATTGGAAAATATAGTCCAAGGATTGATAGATGCAGATTATGGAAATGAAATTTCTAATGGTGTTTATAAAATAAATAGATACAGTATTGAAAATTATTTAATTGACCCAATAATTGTTTATGGTGCATTATTAGATAAAGAAAAAAATGAAAAAATAGATGGAATAAAATTAGAATTAGGAGAAGAATACAAACTCAAACTGATGTCAAATATTGAATTACAAAAAATTGCTGATTCAATAATAAATTTAATAGAAACTGAATTACCAAAATATTTTACGGATTTTAATTCTGAAATTGAAAATGAAAGAATTGAAGTTAATTTCGTTAATGGAACAAAGCTATTATATCCGAAATGGTTATTAAATAGAAGAGGAAAAACAATATTACACGAAGTGTACAATGAAAAATTCAAAAGTACAAATATCAATTTTAACACTTTATTTAAGGCATTAAAAAAAATAAATATGTTTCCGATAGATTTAGTAGAAAAACTTAATGAATTAAAAAACGTTAACTAA
- a CDS encoding fatty acid desaturase family protein yields MKSPKTDFKPNDSKAILFLITPVILMSFGIYLSYFPVWSFGYISGQILLGFFFFQCFILLHETGHFSYFRSRFVNKFFGNIFAFISFIPFISWINIHNLHHKWTGFRDKDPTTEGTVAPKFNLLTKTLVNISWLIWFPLFTIGYRIGNYWNIGKLRRHVLKVHLKGIYRNIFLQITLYIPLFYFEGNWIISHLGIGYFISLVISDVFILSQHSHIKIPIAGEHEVKPIRYSEQIQYTRSVGFSNLVARFLYLNFNLHESHHSFPGLPAYHLDKIGTETPNKVRFFNYLFDAKSMSGMNFIFNTSDKNIGAKDESQKGSNLD; encoded by the coding sequence ATGAAATCACCCAAAACGGATTTTAAACCCAATGATTCAAAAGCAATTTTATTCCTGATTACTCCAGTAATTTTAATGAGTTTCGGAATTTATTTGTCGTATTTTCCCGTTTGGTCTTTTGGTTATATTTCGGGACAAATACTTTTGGGGTTTTTCTTTTTTCAGTGTTTTATTTTGCTGCATGAAACCGGACATTTTAGTTATTTTAGAAGTAGGTTTGTAAATAAATTCTTTGGGAATATTTTTGCTTTTATCTCTTTCATTCCATTTATAAGTTGGATAAATATTCACAACCTGCATCACAAATGGACGGGTTTTCGCGACAAAGATCCAACCACAGAAGGGACGGTTGCTCCAAAGTTCAATCTTTTGACTAAAACATTAGTAAATATTTCATGGCTTATTTGGTTTCCGCTGTTTACAATTGGTTACAGGATTGGGAATTATTGGAATATCGGAAAATTGAGAAGACACGTTTTAAAAGTTCATTTGAAGGGAATTTATCGTAATATATTTTTGCAAATTACTTTATATATTCCGCTATTTTATTTTGAAGGGAATTGGATAATTTCTCATTTAGGGATTGGCTATTTCATCAGTCTTGTGATTAGTGATGTTTTTATTCTGAGCCAACATTCTCACATAAAAATTCCAATTGCTGGGGAACATGAAGTAAAACCAATTCGATATTCAGAACAGATACAATACACCCGAAGTGTTGGTTTTTCAAATTTAGTGGCACGATTTCTTTATCTTAATTTCAATTTACACGAATCACACCATTCCTTTCCTGGTTTACCGGCGTATCATTTAGATAAAATAGGAACAGAAACACCGAATAAAGTGCGGTTTTTCAATTATCTTTTTGATGCAAAGTCGATGTCTGGAATGAACTTTATTTTTAATACTTCGGATAAAAATATTGGAGCTAAAGATGAATCTCAAAAAGGCAGTAATTTAGATTAA
- a CDS encoding 1-acyl-sn-glycerol-3-phosphate acyltransferase: MQNRIKTKLRITIASVLLIISGSMGIILRIISVDYLLNFNRKYLVSFSSKLVLKIIGIKIQLPNEIPFNSENQYFITFNHNSDLDIFALTALGYTNTVFLLSDRTLKIVPLTLSAISIGVLYIPEQHKTEKRLDFFKKLEKIAKTKKINIAGSSEGVHDQLHGIGNFNKGVYHLTTVCKLDIIPVFIGIPEEINLIKGHEHLKSGNIKVEILETIDTQNWILNDLEKNKDEVRNIYVKKFNEVHKTAIV, encoded by the coding sequence ATGCAAAATAGAATAAAAACTAAATTAAGAATTACGATAGCATCTGTTTTGCTAATCATTTCCGGTTCAATGGGTATAATTTTACGAATTATATCCGTTGATTATTTGTTGAATTTCAATAGGAAATACTTGGTTTCGTTTTCTTCAAAATTAGTATTGAAAATAATCGGAATTAAAATTCAGTTGCCAAACGAAATCCCATTTAATTCCGAAAACCAATACTTTATAACTTTCAATCACAATTCCGATTTAGACATTTTTGCATTGACTGCTTTGGGATATACCAATACAGTTTTTCTTTTGTCGGATAGAACTTTAAAGATTGTTCCGCTCACTTTGTCGGCAATAAGCATTGGTGTTTTATACATTCCGGAGCAACATAAAACGGAAAAGCGTTTGGATTTTTTTAAAAAACTGGAAAAAATTGCAAAAACTAAAAAAATAAATATCGCAGGTTCGTCGGAGGGCGTTCACGACCAACTTCACGGAATTGGGAATTTCAACAAGGGAGTTTATCATTTAACGACTGTTTGCAAGCTTGATATTATTCCTGTTTTTATTGGAATTCCGGAAGAAATAAATTTGATAAAAGGGCATGAGCACCTTAAAAGCGGAAATATTAAAGTTGAAATATTAGAAACCATCGATACCCAAAACTGGATTCTTAATGATTTAGAAAAAAACAAAGACGAGGTGCGAAATATTTATGTCAAAAAATTTAATGAAGTTCATAAAACTGCAATAGTATGA
- a CDS encoding class I SAM-dependent methyltransferase codes for MKFNPEEEILKLGNPSRFNFEVISCYHCGSDESEKFLVGEDDLTGKEGKFLYVQCKKCELVYQKPRLPITEIKEFYDSEYIAHRKKKDWGFLTPLYERAMNKHDREKDKLVSKYVEINSQTEILDVGCAVGTFLLHLNKKYDCKISGVDFKEDLSYPDFDKINFYEGLFYEQPIEENKYDLVTMWHFFEHDYDPNKSLEMAKKVLKPGGKLIIEVPRLDSLTFKLFKNKWPGVQAPQHTALYTKKAILNMLKKHNLMVEEYLPYGAFPPYFYIFTGTYFKMFGKGLKLDKIIFPYFLFQLLLSPVLLFQRKLNLSMQTIICKIE; via the coding sequence ATGAAATTTAACCCCGAAGAAGAAATTTTAAAGCTAGGAAATCCTTCAAGATTTAATTTTGAAGTTATTAGCTGTTATCATTGTGGTTCGGATGAATCTGAAAAGTTTCTTGTAGGAGAAGATGATTTAACCGGAAAAGAGGGTAAATTTTTATACGTTCAATGCAAAAAATGCGAATTGGTTTATCAAAAACCGCGTTTGCCAATTACCGAAATTAAAGAGTTTTATGACTCGGAATATATTGCGCATCGCAAGAAAAAAGACTGGGGATTTTTGACTCCGCTTTATGAAAGGGCGATGAACAAGCACGATAGGGAGAAGGATAAATTGGTTTCAAAATATGTTGAAATAAATTCCCAAACCGAAATTTTAGACGTGGGTTGCGCCGTTGGTACTTTTTTGCTCCATCTTAATAAAAAATACGATTGCAAAATAAGTGGTGTCGATTTCAAGGAAGATTTGTCTTATCCTGATTTTGACAAGATAAATTTTTACGAAGGCCTTTTTTACGAACAGCCTATTGAAGAAAATAAATACGATTTGGTAACGATGTGGCATTTTTTTGAACACGATTACGACCCAAATAAATCGCTCGAAATGGCAAAAAAAGTCTTGAAACCGGGAGGAAAATTGATAATCGAAGTTCCGCGACTGGATTCATTGACATTTAAACTTTTCAAAAACAAATGGCCGGGAGTTCAAGCACCACAACACACGGCTTTATATACAAAAAAGGCGATTTTGAATATGTTGAAAAAACATAATTTGATGGTTGAAGAATACCTGCCTTACGGAGCATTTCCGCCCTATTTTTACATTTTTACAGGAACATATTTTAAAATGTTTGGAAAAGGTTTGAAACTGGATAAAATCATTTTTCCTTACTTTTTATTCCAGCTTTTGTTGAGTCCGGTTTTATTATTTCAGAGAAAGTTGAACCTATCCATGCAAACCATTATATGCAAAATAGAATAA
- a CDS encoding PEP/pyruvate-binding domain-containing protein: MYILNLNHKISENLSGAKAFHLSKMMRAGYPVPKGFVILANAFKDFSGDKTTLSPEFKDKLKGELNAIGADKYMVRSSAIGEDSVDNSFAGQLSSFISSFEQDEIIENIYKCWNSYSNENVKTYQDKTGKKLNGMAVIVQTLIEPDYAGVTFTRNPSNEAEMLIEFVEGHAEKLVSGEVIPESFTILADFKNTSSKTKIPFEDGLKHAKTLENFYGFPLDIEWAIKDETFHIVQARPITTNAKSKKMYWSNTNVNENYPDALTPLLYSIARDSYYNYFKNLSKLFLIPEVKISELESSYANVIGAFGCKMYYNMSSIHEIISASPFSETLSKSFNNFVGYAESNKNENNVGIVNKLKFIREVYRFNSQLEKTVSEFETLVLNYSKKADFAISFNDLRLCFHGFIEIRMHSWYKASLADFFAMLYHGVLGKYCRKFYGDEADGIHNKLIQAIPELISSIPIVLIYKIKISLRNNPVVYEKFKNLNPLDFLDWLNESSNESEIKYLINDYIQNWGYRCSGELMLTTKNYSEEPEKFIELLKQYDTLPDSDPEKLIASKLEERNSIIKDFKNKIYSKNGIFFLLSFVQIGVLNLLIKLASKGISARERVRLKQALVYFKFKQIINKTGVEFQKRNFLNMADDILYLRYQEIAELFSSSDMLSGNIDERIKNVKLEFEKNRSVVFPDDFSSNLGEYPDAEKLRKQNKTATDSGNSIQGLSVCGGIIKGRAKVLASVMEASKLQMGDILVTRQTDPGWVVVFPLISGLIVERGGMLSHGAIVSREFGIPAIVGVENATVKIKDNDLILLNADTGEITFINE, encoded by the coding sequence ATGTATATTCTTAATTTAAACCATAAAATTTCTGAAAATCTGTCGGGAGCAAAGGCTTTTCATCTTTCCAAAATGATGCGAGCCGGATATCCCGTTCCGAAAGGATTTGTGATTTTGGCAAATGCTTTTAAAGATTTTTCGGGAGATAAAACGACTTTGTCTCCTGAATTTAAGGATAAATTAAAGGGCGAATTAAACGCAATTGGAGCTGATAAATACATGGTTCGGAGTTCTGCCATAGGCGAAGATTCCGTTGATAATTCCTTTGCGGGGCAGTTGTCTTCGTTTATCAGTTCGTTTGAACAAGACGAAATAATTGAAAATATTTATAAATGTTGGAATTCATATTCCAATGAAAATGTAAAAACCTATCAGGACAAAACTGGAAAAAAATTAAACGGGATGGCCGTGATAGTTCAAACTTTGATTGAACCCGATTATGCCGGAGTGACTTTTACTAGAAATCCGTCCAACGAAGCTGAAATGCTGATTGAATTTGTTGAAGGTCATGCTGAAAAACTTGTTTCTGGAGAAGTAATTCCAGAGAGTTTTACGATTTTGGCAGATTTTAAAAACACTTCTTCAAAAACAAAAATTCCGTTTGAAGACGGGTTAAAACATGCCAAAACGCTCGAAAATTTCTATGGATTTCCGCTAGATATTGAATGGGCGATTAAAGATGAAACGTTTCATATTGTTCAGGCACGACCGATTACCACGAATGCCAAAAGCAAAAAAATGTATTGGTCGAACACCAATGTCAACGAGAATTATCCGGATGCTTTGACTCCGTTATTGTATTCGATTGCAAGGGATTCATACTATAATTATTTTAAAAATTTATCTAAACTTTTTTTAATTCCCGAAGTTAAAATTTCGGAATTGGAATCGTCTTATGCCAATGTTATTGGAGCTTTTGGATGCAAAATGTACTATAATATGAGTAGCATTCACGAAATTATTTCGGCATCGCCTTTTTCGGAAACTTTATCAAAATCGTTCAACAATTTTGTGGGTTATGCTGAATCGAATAAAAATGAAAATAATGTCGGAATCGTTAACAAATTAAAATTCATCAGAGAAGTTTACAGGTTTAATTCGCAACTCGAAAAAACAGTTTCCGAATTTGAAACTCTAGTTTTGAATTATTCCAAAAAGGCTGATTTTGCCATTTCATTCAACGATTTGAGATTGTGTTTTCACGGTTTTATCGAAATCAGAATGCACAGTTGGTACAAGGCTTCGTTGGCTGATTTTTTTGCAATGCTTTATCACGGCGTTTTGGGAAAATATTGCAGGAAATTTTACGGTGATGAAGCCGATGGAATTCACAATAAATTAATCCAGGCAATTCCGGAATTAATCAGCAGTATTCCGATTGTTTTGATTTATAAAATTAAAATTTCCTTGAGAAATAATCCGGTTGTTTACGAAAAATTCAAAAATTTAAATCCGCTTGATTTTCTTGATTGGTTGAACGAATCTTCCAATGAATCCGAAATTAAATATTTAATCAATGATTATATTCAAAATTGGGGTTACCGTTGCTCGGGAGAGTTGATGCTTACGACCAAAAATTACAGCGAAGAACCAGAAAAATTCATAGAACTTCTAAAACAATACGACACGCTTCCAGACAGCGATCCCGAAAAATTGATTGCGTCAAAACTGGAGGAACGGAATTCGATTATAAAAGATTTCAAAAATAAAATTTATTCCAAAAACGGAATCTTTTTTCTATTGTCATTTGTTCAAATAGGGGTTTTAAATTTACTGATAAAATTGGCTTCTAAAGGGATTTCTGCAAGAGAAAGAGTTCGTTTGAAACAGGCTTTGGTTTATTTTAAATTCAAACAAATAATCAACAAAACCGGAGTTGAATTCCAGAAAAGAAATTTTCTGAATATGGCAGACGATATTTTGTATTTGCGCTATCAGGAAATCGCCGAACTTTTTAGTTCCTCGGATATGCTTTCTGGAAATATTGATGAACGAATTAAAAATGTGAAATTAGAATTTGAAAAAAACAGAAGTGTTGTATTTCCGGACGATTTTTCTAGCAATCTTGGCGAATATCCTGATGCTGAAAAATTACGAAAACAGAACAAAACAGCTACAGATTCAGGAAATTCGATACAAGGATTATCAGTTTGTGGCGGAATAATCAAAGGGCGAGCTAAAGTTTTGGCCTCTGTTATGGAAGCTTCCAAATTGCAAATGGGCGATATTCTCGTTACGCGACAAACCGACCCAGGCTGGGTTGTTGTTTTTCCGTTAATCTCTGGATTGATTGTGGAACGTGGCGGAATGCTGTCGCACGGCGCAATTGTTTCCAGAGAATTTGGAATTCCTGCAATTGTGGGAGTTGAAAACGCCACAGTAAAAATTAAAGATAACGATTTGATTCTTTTGAATGCCGATACCGGTGAAATTACTTTTATAAATGAGTGA
- a CDS encoding CDP-archaeol synthase, translating to MENPIFLGFILGLAYMAFELPNSFFKRKLGIKPGESALNKKYFFVMLDKIDSAFGVALVYYLLGCVNFSTAILLLFVNSLTHILMSLVLVSLKIKSSF from the coding sequence TTGGAAAATCCAATATTCTTAGGATTCATTTTGGGTTTGGCTTACATGGCATTTGAACTTCCAAACTCTTTCTTTAAGAGGAAATTAGGAATAAAACCCGGAGAATCGGCATTAAATAAAAAATATTTTTTCGTGATGCTCGATAAGATAGATTCAGCTTTTGGAGTAGCACTTGTCTATTATTTACTCGGTTGCGTAAATTTTTCAACAGCAATTTTACTGCTTTTTGTAAATAGTCTAACACATATTTTAATGTCTCTGGTTTTAGTTTCTTTAAAAATAAAATCTTCTTTCTGA